Part of the Paenibacillus sp. FSL R7-0273 genome is shown below.
ACCATCTATGGCGCTAATCATATCCCAGTCGGCTCGATTCAAAGAGTGTACAAAAACTGGCTGCAGCAGGCTTGTGATTTTATTTTTAACGCAACCTTTTTTGTGAATGTGCAGGCGTTTGATAACAGCGGGCAGCCGGTCTGCAGCATCAGTGAGCAGCTTGGGCGGGATAGTCTTGTAAGGTCCAAGTGGACGGGCAGCTCCATTCATCTGGGGGAGTTTACGGTCAGTGATGCTACGAAGATTAAGGCGAATCCGAGAATGAATGTTCAGCTCGAAAGAGATTTTACTATAAGGCTAAAAAAGAACATCGGCAACAAGGGTGTCTATATGATGGATGAAGAGGATCAGGTGCTGGCGGAAATCAGCTATCAGAATCTGATATTTCGGCGAAACATAACGGTAAAGCTGGAGTCGGCGGACATTCACATTTTAGATGCGGCGGCGTTATATTATATTTTTGACAGCCGGAATCATTGAGGTTAGAAGAAGGAGCGCGCATGATGGAAGAGCGGAACAAAAGGATTTTGCGGCTTATAGCACAAATCTCTACCGGAGCATTGGAATTTGTACGGTCTGCCTTTGAACGCAATGGAGTTACAATACTGTTTTATGCAGAATCCGGGAACAACCAGGGAGTGTTATGTCTGGCGGAGGATAACAGCTGTGTGATAGCCTACGCTGCATTCAGCGTATGCGGGGAGCCAGATATGCTGCTGGATTTAATAGATGACAGAATCTTTCCTTATCTGCAGTCAAGTGAGCACCGGGAGATCTGCTTTAATGTATATGGAGATAATACAGAAATTATAGAATTTGTAAGGGAGCATGGATTTGTATCTGATCTGGAGGGTTATCAGCTGAAGTATACGGGCGGACCGCCGGATCAAGCGGATAGCTTGTTACTGCAGGAGCAGGGATTTATACCGGAGATGCTGGATGCCTTTATTATGCTTTTTGATACAGCTTACGAGCAGCTTTGTGTTGAGAATGGCTGGGAGACAGGCGGATACCGCAGGCAGGCGGAATGGTTTGGGCAGAGGCTTGAAGCATACGAGGCTGCAGGCCGGGTCCGTTCATTTTGGCTCCAGGAGAAATTGGCGGGTGCATATATCACAGAAGGTGATTATATCCGTGATCTTGTAGTAGCGCCGAAGCTGCAGAATAGAGGGTATGGAAGAATTATACTAAACCAATGCATAAGCCATATGATCAAAAATCAGGGAACCGGGGGCGTCTACCTGCGGGTGGCTGCCAGTAATGAAGATGCTCTCAGGTTTTATGAGCGGAATCAGTTTGTAATGACAGCGAGTTTTGCCGAACATACCTATCCGTCAGTAGCAGTAGTAAGTCCATCATAGTTAAGGATGAGTGCCATGGAATTAACCGACAGCAGCAAAAGGATCGGCCTGATTAAGGATACTGTCTATTGCTTTATCTCCCCCGAAGCCGAAGTGCTGAGTGTAGAGAGCGTACCTGTGCATGCGGGGTCACGGGCTGTTGAGCTGATGCGCAATAAAGTGTGGCTGCAGTCCAGAGCAGGAATGCCGGAAGGGACAGCGGTAAAAGAGGAAATCTCTTTAATAACGAAGCAGGCTACTTTTGTGGAGCGTTCGGCACTTTCCAGGCTCTATTCGCAGGGGGCCAAAGTACCCTTCAGCCTCTCAGGCCAGCCGCTCTACGAAGGGCGGAGCCTGCTGTGTATTGAGGATGTGGATTACCGGACGGATTACAGCAGACTGGATCTGCCTGCCCTTCAGAAGAAGGAGATAGAGGCGCTGGCCTATATCCATTATGTTAATCTTGGCTGCAGATGCGATCTGCCCTGGCTGCCGCAGGTGAGTGAGGCCTATATTGCCGAGATCCTTAATACAAACTGGAGACCTTCCTGGGATTCCGCCAGGCAGAATCCGGCTTTTGCTGAAGCCTTCGGGCTGCAGACCCTTGAGAATATTGAGGAGATTGCCGGAAGAATTGCAGAGGATATGATACCGGTTATCTATGCTGCAGACACCTTTACAATGGTTCATAATGATCTGAATCCAGGCAATGTTCTGGTGCATAACAATGATAAAATCCGTTTCATTGACTGGGAGGAGGCCCGCTACGGCTCGCTGTTCATGGACATCCCCATGCGCTGCAGGACGCTGGAGCAGGCAGAGGAGTACCGGAGATGTCTTGCCGTTCTAGGCTGTGACATTCCGCAGCAGGAGTACGCCGGGCTGTTCCGGGCAGCCTCACGTTACCTGGGGCTCCGCTTCATGTGCTGGAACCTGGGAGTGTGGCAGGCGAATGAGCAGGCGAGGGCCGATCTGGTCAACTATATGAGGATGGTAACCGATCCGCTGTACAGCGGACAAGAATGCTAAATATATTATGCTCCGGCATAAGGAAAAGAGGTCTGCAGCGATGTCCCAAAGCTTCCAGGTTGTACTCAAAAAGACAGTCGATCACTCTTATCAGATTGAAATCGGCGAAAGGCTGTTTCCGTCGCTAATCAGCGATCTGCAGCAGGGGCTTGTCCCCGGCGCCAGCAAATTTGCTGTCATTACGGATTCCTCGGTAGAGCCGCTCTACGGGCGTCCGCTGCTTGAGCTTCTGCTGCAGAACGGCTTTGCGGCAGAGCTGTTCTCCTTCCCGGCCGGCGAGAAATCCAAGACCCGTGAGACCAAAGCGCGGCTGGAAGATGAGCTGCTGAGCCGTTCCTACGGGCGGGACAGCTGCATTATCGCCGTCGGCGGCGGGGCCGTGACCGATCTGGCCGGCTTCCTTGCCGGGACGTTCGGCCGCGGGGTGCCGAGCCTGAACTATGCAACGACGCTGCTGGCGGCAGCTGATGCCTCCGTCGGCGGCAAGACCGGTGTCAATACACCGGTCGCCACCAACCTGATCGGCGTATTTCATCAGCCGCGTAAGGTGTACATTGATCTGGCGGCGTGGTGCACCCTTCCAGTCCGGGAGTTCCGGAGCGGCCTCGCCGAGACGATTAAGCATGCCTGTCTGGCGGATGCCGGATTCTTCCGTTATCTGGAGGAGCATATCGGTAAGGTCGTATCGCCGGACGGTCAGCTGATTCTGGATCCTGAGATATGTGAACAGATTGCCCTGCACAACTGCCGGATCAAATATGAGGTGGTCCAGCAGGATGAGCATGAGAGCAATCTGCGGCAGATTCTTAACCTCGGCCATACGGCGGGACGTGCGCTGGAGGCGGTGAGCGGATATGAGCTGCTGCACGGTGAAGCCGTTTCTGTAGGACTGGTTATACAAGCGCGGCTTGGAGTGAAGCTGGGGTACATGACGGGTGGTGAAGCTGAACGGGTTGTGAAGCTGCTGCAGCAGGCCGGCCTGCCGACAGAGCTTCCGGCCTCTATTACAAACCGTATGCTGGTGGACAAAATGTATACAGACAAGAAGGTGCGCAGCGGGCGGATCCGCTTTGTTTTCCAGGAGGGGATCGGGGCTATGAAGACGTTTGAGGACGGCTCCTTCTCAGTGCCGGTGGACGAAGAGACGATTATGGCGCTGCTGCAGGAGCTACGCGGGTAACGCAGCATTCCTTCCCGTATACGTTGAAGGCCTTGCTGCTTATCGGGGTAAGTAATAGTAAAGCTGAGCAGGAGGGATAGACATGGGTAACCCGATTAAGGAATTCAAGAATAGTATAGATGGCCTGAAAAAGTCACTGGATGGGGTTAAGCAATCGGTGGACCGCCTGAAAGAGCCGGTTGACGAGGTAAAGGCCAATGTCCAGGAGACGCTGGATGAGGCCAAGAGCCGCACGGATGGAATTAAGACGCAGGTTAAACGGATGAAGGCATCGGTGCAGGAGACCAAAGCGGTGCTGGGTGAGGTTAAGGATACCGTCACTGCAGCCTCTGGTGTTCTATATGCCCAGAAACGTTATAAACGGCTGCTGGGCCGCAGGAAAAAAGCAGACGTTGCCGGATCGGCAGGGTAATGCCGTTTTTGAAGTAATCAGGTAAACGGGAACTTGATGAATCAGCAGGACATGATGGGGTGCGCGGGCTGCGAAGCAGCTGGAATTTGCCTAGAGTGTCTGCTGCGGATTGAATGGAAGCGGATTGTCTCTAGCGGAACAAGCAAACGGGATGAATACACGAAGGATGCTGCGATACAATGGGCTGTTTGGCGAAAAGGAGAGGCTTGCTGCTGATCGAACGGACTGAGATGACGTTATCTGCCTGATTTGAGACAAGGCTCAGTTCTGGCGGACCCCACAGCCTTTATTGCCTGCCTATCCTCGGAAAAACCGGCTTATGGGTCCAAATAAGCGCATCTGGGTCCGTTAGGAGGAAAAACCGCCGTAAATCAGGTATTTAGCGTCAGCTGTGTCCGTTAAAGTTACCGCATTGGCTCGGGTACTGCAACAGAATAGTGC
Proteins encoded:
- a CDS encoding GNAT family N-acetyltransferase gives rise to the protein MMEERNKRILRLIAQISTGALEFVRSAFERNGVTILFYAESGNNQGVLCLAEDNSCVIAYAAFSVCGEPDMLLDLIDDRIFPYLQSSEHREICFNVYGDNTEIIEFVREHGFVSDLEGYQLKYTGGPPDQADSLLLQEQGFIPEMLDAFIMLFDTAYEQLCVENGWETGGYRRQAEWFGQRLEAYEAAGRVRSFWLQEKLAGAYITEGDYIRDLVVAPKLQNRGYGRIILNQCISHMIKNQGTGGVYLRVAASNEDALRFYERNQFVMTASFAEHTYPSVAVVSPS
- a CDS encoding phosphotransferase translates to MELTDSSKRIGLIKDTVYCFISPEAEVLSVESVPVHAGSRAVELMRNKVWLQSRAGMPEGTAVKEEISLITKQATFVERSALSRLYSQGAKVPFSLSGQPLYEGRSLLCIEDVDYRTDYSRLDLPALQKKEIEALAYIHYVNLGCRCDLPWLPQVSEAYIAEILNTNWRPSWDSARQNPAFAEAFGLQTLENIEEIAGRIAEDMIPVIYAADTFTMVHNDLNPGNVLVHNNDKIRFIDWEEARYGSLFMDIPMRCRTLEQAEEYRRCLAVLGCDIPQQEYAGLFRAASRYLGLRFMCWNLGVWQANEQARADLVNYMRMVTDPLYSGQEC
- a CDS encoding tubby C-terminal domain-like protein produces the protein MIREYSLVKPVYRGSTKSITIYGANHIPVGSIQRVYKNWLQQACDFIFNATFFVNVQAFDNSGQPVCSISEQLGRDSLVRSKWTGSSIHLGEFTVSDATKIKANPRMNVQLERDFTIRLKKNIGNKGVYMMDEEDQVLAEISYQNLIFRRNITVKLESADIHILDAAALYYIFDSRNH
- a CDS encoding DUF6468 domain-containing protein, translating into MGNPIKEFKNSIDGLKKSLDGVKQSVDRLKEPVDEVKANVQETLDEAKSRTDGIKTQVKRMKASVQETKAVLGEVKDTVTAASGVLYAQKRYKRLLGRRKKADVAGSAG
- the aroB gene encoding 3-dehydroquinate synthase — encoded protein: MSQSFQVVLKKTVDHSYQIEIGERLFPSLISDLQQGLVPGASKFAVITDSSVEPLYGRPLLELLLQNGFAAELFSFPAGEKSKTRETKARLEDELLSRSYGRDSCIIAVGGGAVTDLAGFLAGTFGRGVPSLNYATTLLAAADASVGGKTGVNTPVATNLIGVFHQPRKVYIDLAAWCTLPVREFRSGLAETIKHACLADAGFFRYLEEHIGKVVSPDGQLILDPEICEQIALHNCRIKYEVVQQDEHESNLRQILNLGHTAGRALEAVSGYELLHGEAVSVGLVIQARLGVKLGYMTGGEAERVVKLLQQAGLPTELPASITNRMLVDKMYTDKKVRSGRIRFVFQEGIGAMKTFEDGSFSVPVDEETIMALLQELRG